A DNA window from Vigna unguiculata cultivar IT97K-499-35 chromosome 10, ASM411807v1, whole genome shotgun sequence contains the following coding sequences:
- the LOC114165429 gene encoding uncharacterized protein LOC114165429: MAGGRGRRIGANNSADEIAHAIHRLVDAMQPQQVVLPQPAPRPVSMDDFMRHKPAKFNGKATPDDADAWIRECEKILRVLGCSDEQKLTYATFLLVSDAEYWWVGMQQQMGTREEEVNWENFKKRFMEKYFPDNAKHEREVEFLTLQQGNMTVQAYVNRFEYLVRFYTQNITEEWRCRKFERGLRHELLRVLVPLRIREFPLLVEQAKSVEQLEMGPSRVARPQRNVAEARHQKKPYNRPQTSPSGLKCFQCGGAHLKRDCPRLARNAGSSGGGRKCFVCDQPGHFADRCPNKKTVTEPRP; encoded by the coding sequence ATGGCTGGCGGAAGAGGTAGAAGGATTGGTGCCAATAACTCAGCTGATGAAATTGCCCATGCTATTCACCGATTGGTTGACGCCATGCAGCCACAACAGGTGGTGCTACCACAGCCTGCACCACGACCTGTCAGCATGGATGATTTCATGAGGCACAAACCAGCCAAGTTCAATGGCAAAGCCACTCCTGACGACGCAGATGCGTGGATCAGGGAGTGCGAAAAGATATTACGTGTACTAGGCTGCTCAGATGAACAAAAACTTACCTATGCCACCTTTCTCTTGGTGAGTGATGCAGAATATTGGTGGGTTGGTATGCAGCAGCAGATGGGGACTAGGGAGGAGGAAGTGAACTGGGAGAATTTCAAAAAGAGATTTATGGAAAAATACTTTCCGGACAATGCTAAGCATGAGAGGGAGGTTGAGTTCTTGACTTTGCAACAGGGCAATATGACCGTGCAGGCTTATGTTAACAGATTTGAGTATCTGGTGAGGTTTTACACCCAGAATATCACCGAGGAATGGCGCTGTCGGAAATTTGAGAGGGGTCTGCGACATGAATTGCTCAGGGTTCTGGTGCCACTCAGGATCAGAGAATTTCCTCTTTTGGTGGAACAAGCAAAAAGTGTAGAACAATTAGAGATGGGGCCTAGCCGTGTGGCCAGACCGCAGAGGAATGTTGCGGAGGCTAGACACCAGAAGAAACCTTATAACCGACCTCAGACATCGCCATCAGGGTTGAAGTGTTTCCAGTGTGGGGGAGCACATTTAAAAAGAGACTGCCCCAGACTTGCTCGTAACGCGGGGAGTAGTGGAGGAGGGCGAAAATgttttgtttgtgatcaacccgGCCACTTTGCAGACAGGTGCCCTAATAAAAAGACGGTCACAGAGCCACGACCATAA
- the LOC114167587 gene encoding ethylene-overproduction protein 1-like produces the protein MQYNIFPIMRSFNIIDGCKGTQFYAFNPSSGTATGSGIGDKLLQQLHDHIKAQTLRTKSNRNFISPNTTSASEVVFCEGSLLPYGLPMTELLEPKIEPSLVSPDLVETLAGAYRRAEECPQFERTEVFLQQCTIFRGLADPKLFRRSLRAARQHATNVHAKVVLAAWLRHERREDELIGSSSMDCSGRNLECPRATLEPGYDPESVFDPCPCTRACAVDGENDSDDGYSAMMTTEDDDDDEQRPASEEEDGDMSFIVGEDEVRCNRFNIASLSRPFKTMLYGEFVESRREHINFSQNGFSVETLKAAKEFSRSKKLTHLEPNAVLELLSFANRFCCEEMKHACDVHLALLVCDLENALLLIEYGLEETAYLLVAACLQVFLRELPSSMQCSSFVRMLSSPEGRDRLAMAGHASFMLYYFLSQVAMEEEMRSNTTVMLLERLVECANDGWEKQLAFHQMGVVMLERKEYKDAQHWFESAVEAGHIYSTVGVARAKYKRGHTYSAYKLMNSIVSEQKPVGWMYQERSLYCMGKEKQMDLLSASELDPTLSFPYKFRAVSFLEENKIESAIAEINKVIGFKVSADCLELRAWFLIAMEDYEGALRDVRAILTLDPNYMLFYGHMHGEHLIELLSPVVQQWCQADCWMQLYDRWSSVDDIGSLAVVHQMLANDPGKSLLRFRQSLLLLRLNCPKAAMRSLRMARNHSISDHERLVYEGWILYDTGHREEALAKAEESISIQRSFEAYFLKAYALADSNLDSESSKYVIHLLEEALRCPSDGLRKGQALNNLGSVYVDCDKLDLAADCYMNALNIKHTRAHQGLARVYHLKNHRKAAYDEMTKLIEKARSNASAYEKRSEYCDRDMAKSDLSMASELDPLRTYPYRYRAAVLMDDHKEAEAIAELSRAIDFKPDLQLLHLRAAFYESMGDYASAVRDCEAGLCLDPNNNEILDLCNKAREHLREQPK, from the exons ATGCAATACAACATCTTCCCAATAATGCGTAGCTTCAACATCATCGACGGTTGCAAGGGCACTCAGTTTTATGCATTCAACCCCTCCTCCGGCACCGCCACCGGCAGTGGTATCGGCGATAAGCTTCTCCAACAACTCCACGACCACATTAAGGCCCAAACCCTCAGAACCAAATCCAACCGGAACTTCATTTCTCCGAACACCACCTCAGCTTCCGAGGTTGTCTTCTGTGAAGGCTCCCTCCTCCCTTATGGCCTCCCCATGACAGAACTTCTTGAACCCAAAATCGAACCGTCCCTCGTCTCTCCCGATTTAGTGGAAACCCTCGCCGGTGCGTATCGCCGTGCCGAGGAGTGCCCCCAGTTCGAGCGCACCGAGGTCTTCCTCCAGCAATGCACCATCTTTCGAGGCTTAGCAGACCCCAAACTCTTCCGCCGCAGCCTTCGCGCCGCTCGGCAGCACGCCACTAACGTGCATGCTAAGGTCGTGCTCGCGGCGTGGCTGCGCCACGAACGCCGCGAGGACGAGCTCATCGGGTCGTCTTCCATGGACTGCAGCGGCAGGAACCTCGAGTGTCCCCGCGCCACCTTGGAGCCAGGCTATGACCCAGAGTCTGTGTTTGATCCTTGCCCGTGCACGCGTGCATGTGCAGTGGATGGCGAAAATGATAGTGATGATGGTTATAGTGCAATGATGACAACAGAGGATGATGACGATGATGAGCAACGCCCCGCGTCGGAGGAAGAGGATGGTGACATGTCGTTCATTGTCGGTGAAGATGAAGTTAGGTGCAATAGGTTCAACATAGCCTCACTTTCGAGGCCCTTTAAGACAATGTTGTATGGGGAATTCGTAGAGTCAAGAAGGGAGCACATTAATTTTTCCCAGAATGGTTTTTCCGTTGAGACACTGAAAGCTGCTAAGGAGTTCAGTAGAAGTAAGAAGTTGACCCATTTGGAGCCTAACGCTGTGTTGGAGTTGTTGTCTTTTGCGAATCGTTTTTGTTGTGAGGAGATGAAGCATGCCTGTGACGTACATTTGGCTTTGCTAGTTTGTGACCTGGAGAATGCGTTGTTGCTTATTGAGTATGGATTGGAGGAAACTGCATACCTTCTTGTTGCAGCTTGCTTGCAGGTGTTTCTCCGAGAGCTTCCAAGTTCGATGCAGTGTTCGAGTTTTGTGAGGATGCTTTCTAGTCCAGAGGGTAGAGATAGGCTAGCCATGGCGGGACACGCGTCATTCATGTTGTACTACTTTTTGAGTCAGGTTGCGATGGAGGAAGAGATGAGATCTAACACAACTGTGATGTTGTTGGAGAGGTTAGTGGAGTGTGCAAATGATGGTTGGGAGAAGCAACTTGCGTTTCACCAAATGGGTGTTGTTATGCTTGAGAGAAAAGAATACAAAGATGCACAGCATTGGTTTGAGTCAGCAGTGGAAGCAGGGCATATTTATTCTACAGTGGGAGTTGCAAGGGCAAAATACAAGCGTGGCCACACGTATTCAGCGTATAAGTTGATGAACTCAATTGTTTCTGAACAAAAACCAGTTGGGTGGATGTATCAAGAAAGGTCTTTGTATTGTATGGGGAAGGAGAAACAAATGGACTTGCTATCTGCATCTGAGTTAGATCCAACTCTTTCATTTCCTTATAAATTTCGAGCTGTTTCTTTCTTGGAAGAGAACAAGATTGAATCTGCCATTGCGGAAATCAATAAAGTAATCGGTTTCAAGGTTTCTGCAGATTGCCTTGAACTGAGAGCTTGGTTCTTGATTGCCATGGAGGATTATGAAGGAGCCCTTAGAGATGTTCGGGCAATTTTGACGTTGGATCCAAATTATATGCTGTTTTATGGGCATATGCATGGTGAGCACTTGATAGAACTTCTCAGTCCTGTTGTTCAACAGTGGTGCCAAGCTGATTGTTGGATGCAGTTGTATGATCGGTGGTCCTCTGTTGATGATATTGGTTCATTGGCTGTTGTACACCAAATGTTAGCAAATGATCCGGGAAAAAGTCTTCTACGTTTTCGACAATCTCTTCTTTTGCTACG GTTGAATTGTCCAAAGGCTGCCATGCGTAGTTTGCGGATGGCTAGAAATCATTCTATTTCTGACCATGAAAGACTTGTGTATGAAGGTTGGATATTGTATGACACTGGTCATCGTGAAGAAGCATTAGCAAAGGCTGAGGAATCTATTTCAATTCAAAGATCATTTGAAGCTTACTTTCTCAAAGCATATGCGTTAGCAGACTCAAATCTTGATTCAGAGTCTTCTAAGTATGTGATCCATCTCTTAGAGGAAGCTCTAAGGTGCCCTTCAGATGGTCTTCGGAAAGGGCAA GCACTAAATAATCTAGGGAGTGTCTATGTAGACTGTGATAAATTAGACCTTGCTGCTGACTGCTACATGAATGCACTCAACATCAAGCATACACGAGCACATCAAGGGTTGGCACGAGTATATCATCTTAAAAACCATCGCAAAGCAGCATATGATGAGATGACAAAGCTAATAGAAAAGGCTCGAAGCAACGCATCAGCATATGAGAAACGTTCAGAATATTGTGATCGTGATATGGCAAAGAGTGATCTTAGTATGGCATCAGAATTGGACCCTCTCAGGACTTATCCTTACAGATATAGAGCAGCAG TTTTGATGGATGATCACAAGGAAGCTGAGGCAATAGCAGAGCTTTCAAGAGCCATCGATTTTAAGCCAGATCTACAATTATTACATCTTCGAGCGGCATTTTATGAATCCATGGGTGATTATGCTTCTGCTGTGCGGGATTGTGAAGCAGGCCTCTGTCTTGATcctaataataatgaaattctTGATCTCTGTAACAAAGCACGAGAGCATCTTAGAGAACAACCAAAGTAG